One region of Mycolicibacterium rhodesiae NBB3 genomic DNA includes:
- a CDS encoding PhoH family protein, which translates to MTPSETNADSDATVRSSIDVPPDLVMGLLGSADENLRALERILAADIHVRGNALTLSGEPADVALAERVISELIAIVASGQRLTTDAVKHSVNMLTGTGNESPAEVLTLDILSRRGKTIRPKTLNQKRYVDAIDAHTIVFGIGPAGTGKTYLAMAKAVNALQSKQVSRIILTRPAVEAGERLGFLPGTLSEKIDPYLRPLYDALHDMMDPESIPKLMNAGIIEVAPLAYMRGRTLSDAFIILDEAQNTTGEQMKMFLTRLGFGSKIVVTGDITQVDLPGGASSGLHAAMRILDDINDIHFAELTSADVVRHRLVADIVDAYAKSEEPDLMNRAQRRASGSRPRR; encoded by the coding sequence GTGACGCCCAGCGAGACGAACGCTGACTCCGACGCGACCGTTCGTAGCAGCATCGATGTTCCGCCCGACCTCGTCATGGGTCTGCTTGGATCCGCCGACGAAAATCTGCGTGCGCTCGAGCGCATCCTGGCAGCCGACATCCATGTGCGCGGCAATGCGCTGACCCTCTCCGGAGAGCCCGCCGACGTGGCGTTGGCCGAGCGGGTTATCTCCGAGCTCATCGCGATCGTGGCCAGCGGACAGCGCCTGACCACCGACGCCGTCAAGCACAGCGTCAACATGCTCACCGGAACCGGCAACGAATCCCCGGCGGAGGTGCTGACCCTCGACATCCTGTCACGGCGCGGTAAGACGATCCGCCCGAAGACGTTGAACCAGAAGCGTTATGTCGACGCCATCGACGCGCACACCATTGTCTTCGGCATCGGTCCCGCGGGCACCGGCAAGACGTATCTGGCAATGGCCAAGGCCGTCAACGCATTACAGTCCAAACAGGTCAGCAGAATCATCCTCACCCGGCCCGCGGTAGAGGCCGGCGAACGTCTCGGCTTCCTGCCGGGCACGCTCAGCGAGAAGATCGACCCCTATCTGCGGCCGCTGTACGACGCACTGCACGACATGATGGATCCCGAATCGATCCCGAAGCTGATGAACGCAGGCATCATCGAGGTCGCACCGCTCGCATATATGCGTGGGCGGACGCTCTCAGACGCGTTCATCATTCTCGACGAGGCGCAGAACACCACCGGCGAGCAGATGAAGATGTTCCTCACCCGACTCGGCTTCGGGTCGAAGATCGTCGTCACCGGGGACATCACGCAGGTGGACCTGCCCGGCGGCGCGTCCTCGGGACTGCACGCGGCCATGCGAATCCTCGACGACATCAACGACATTCACTTCGCCGAACTCACCAGCGCCGACGTGGTGCGGCACCGGTTGGTGGCCGACATCGTCGACGCCTATGCGAAGTCCGAGGAACCCGACCTCATGAACAGGGCGCAGCGACGCGCGTCCGGCAGTCGGCCGCGGCGGTAA
- the ybeY gene encoding rRNA maturation RNase YbeY: MSIEVSNESGIDVSEEELISIARFVIRKMKVNPAAELSMVLLDTSAMADLHMRWMDLPGPTDVMSFPMDELEPGGRPDAPEPGPAMLGDIVLCPPFAADQAAAAGHSLGQELALLTVHGVLHLLGYDHAEPDEEKEMFALQRELLEEWVADQVEAYHQDLQSEKDRRLLDKSRFFDEP, from the coding sequence ATGAGCATTGAGGTGTCCAACGAATCGGGCATCGACGTTTCCGAAGAGGAACTGATCAGCATCGCCCGATTCGTCATCCGCAAGATGAAGGTGAATCCTGCCGCAGAACTGTCGATGGTGCTGCTGGACACCTCGGCGATGGCGGACCTGCACATGCGCTGGATGGACCTGCCCGGTCCCACCGACGTGATGAGCTTCCCGATGGACGAGCTCGAACCGGGTGGCAGGCCGGATGCGCCCGAACCCGGACCGGCGATGCTCGGCGACATCGTGCTGTGCCCGCCGTTCGCCGCAGATCAGGCCGCTGCGGCCGGCCATTCGCTCGGCCAGGAACTCGCTCTGCTGACGGTGCACGGAGTGCTGCATCTGCTGGGGTACGACCACGCCGAACCCGATGAGGAAAAGGAGATGTTCGCGCTGCAGAGGGAACTGCTCGAGGAATGGGTCGCCGACCAGGTCGAGGCCTACCACCAGGATCTTCAGTCCGAGAAGGACCGGCGCCTGCTGGACAAGTCCCGATTCTTCGACGAACCGTGA
- a CDS encoding hemolysin family protein, translated as MNNLGQLIGAIALVGVAGLFAATDAAISTVSMARVEELVRDERPGAVRLARVMAERPRFINLCVLLRIACEVSATVLLAAYLDDYLGVSWGLVSAAAIMTVVSFVAIGVGPRTIGRQNAYSISLLAALPLQAISVVLTPVSRLLVLLGNALTPGRGFRNGPFASEIELREVVDLAQQRGVVADEERRMIQSVFELGDTPAREVMVPRTEMVWIEGDKTAGQATSLAVRSGHSRIPVIGENVDDIVGVVYLKDLVQQTYYSSDGGRGTKVSEVMRPAAFVPDSKPLDALLREMQRDRVHMLLLVDEYGAIAGLVTIEDVLEEIVGEIADEYDTAEVAPVEDLGERRYRVSARLPIEDLGELYDIEFDEDFDVDTVGGLVAFELGRVPLPGAEVTWDGLRLLAEGGRDHRGRVHIGTVLVSPTEELESDDE; from the coding sequence GTGAACAACCTGGGTCAGTTGATCGGCGCGATCGCTCTGGTCGGCGTTGCCGGTCTCTTCGCGGCCACCGATGCTGCGATCAGCACGGTCTCCATGGCCCGCGTCGAGGAACTCGTACGCGACGAACGTCCCGGTGCGGTCCGGCTCGCCAGGGTCATGGCCGAGCGGCCGCGCTTCATCAACCTCTGTGTGTTGCTCCGAATCGCCTGCGAGGTGAGCGCGACCGTCCTGTTGGCGGCCTACCTCGATGACTACCTCGGAGTCAGCTGGGGGCTCGTCTCGGCGGCGGCGATCATGACGGTCGTCAGCTTCGTCGCGATCGGCGTGGGCCCACGGACGATCGGCAGACAGAACGCGTATTCGATCTCGTTGTTGGCTGCGCTTCCGCTGCAAGCGATTTCGGTGGTGCTCACCCCGGTCAGCCGACTGCTGGTGTTGCTCGGTAACGCGCTGACGCCGGGCCGTGGTTTCCGCAACGGCCCGTTTGCCTCGGAGATCGAACTGCGCGAGGTCGTCGACCTGGCGCAGCAACGCGGTGTGGTGGCCGACGAAGAGCGGCGGATGATCCAGTCGGTGTTCGAACTCGGTGACACCCCGGCCCGCGAGGTGATGGTGCCGCGGACCGAGATGGTGTGGATCGAAGGCGACAAGACGGCGGGCCAGGCGACCTCGTTGGCGGTGCGCAGCGGGCATTCGCGGATCCCGGTGATCGGCGAGAACGTCGACGACATCGTCGGCGTGGTCTACCTGAAAGACCTTGTCCAGCAGACGTATTACTCCAGCGACGGGGGACGGGGCACCAAGGTGTCCGAGGTGATGCGGCCCGCGGCGTTCGTGCCGGACTCCAAGCCGTTGGACGCGCTGCTGCGCGAGATGCAGCGCGACCGCGTCCACATGCTGCTGCTGGTCGACGAATACGGTGCGATCGCCGGCCTTGTCACGATCGAAGACGTGCTGGAGGAGATCGTCGGGGAGATCGCCGACGAGTACGACACGGCGGAGGTCGCTCCGGTGGAGGACCTGGGCGAGCGGCGGTACCGGGTGTCGGCGCGGTTGCCGATCGAGGACCTCGGCGAGCTGTACGACATCGAGTTCGACGAGGACTTCGACGTCGACACCGTCGGTGGACTGGTGGCCTTCGAGCTGGGCCGCGTCCCGCTGCCGGGCGCTGAGGTGACGTGGGACGGGCTGCGCCTGCTCGCCGAGGGCGGGCGGGACCACCGCGGACGCGTCCACATCGGCACCGTCCTGGTGAGTCCGACCGAGGAATTGGAGAGTGACGATGAGTGA
- the era gene encoding GTPase Era, with protein MSEFRSGFVCFVGRPNTGKSTLTNALVGTKVAITANQPQTTRHTIRGIVHRDTFQIILIDTPGLHRPRTLLGQRLNDLVKVTYSEVDVIGLCIPADERIGPGDRWILEQIRAVAPRTTLVAITTKTDKAPRDRVAAQLIAVSELVGPDSEIVPVSATTGENLDVLTDVLAAQLPPGPAFYPDGELTDEPEEVLMAELIREAALDGVRDELPHSLAVVIDEIEPREGRDDLIDVHAILYVERDSQKGIVIGKGGARLREVGTAARMQIEKLLGTKVYLDLRVKIAKNWQRDPKQLGRLGF; from the coding sequence ATGAGCGAATTCCGGTCGGGGTTCGTATGCTTCGTCGGCCGGCCCAACACCGGCAAGTCGACGTTGACCAACGCTCTGGTCGGAACCAAGGTGGCGATCACCGCCAACCAGCCTCAGACCACCCGCCACACCATCCGCGGCATCGTGCACCGCGACACCTTTCAAATCATCCTGATCGACACCCCCGGTCTGCACCGTCCGCGCACCCTATTGGGCCAGCGGCTCAACGACTTGGTGAAGGTCACCTACTCCGAAGTCGACGTGATCGGGCTGTGCATACCAGCCGACGAGCGGATCGGGCCGGGGGACCGGTGGATCCTCGAGCAGATCCGCGCCGTCGCGCCCAGGACCACGCTCGTCGCGATCACCACCAAGACCGACAAAGCGCCGCGGGATCGCGTTGCCGCGCAGCTGATCGCGGTGAGCGAGCTCGTCGGCCCGGACAGCGAGATCGTTCCGGTCTCGGCGACCACCGGTGAGAACCTCGACGTCCTGACCGATGTGCTGGCCGCCCAGCTGCCGCCGGGCCCGGCGTTCTACCCCGACGGAGAGCTCACCGACGAGCCCGAGGAAGTGCTGATGGCCGAGCTGATCCGTGAGGCCGCGCTCGACGGTGTGCGTGACGAGCTGCCCCACTCGCTGGCAGTCGTCATCGACGAGATCGAACCACGCGAGGGACGTGACGACCTCATCGATGTCCACGCCATCCTGTACGTCGAGCGCGACAGCCAGAAGGGCATCGTGATCGGCAAGGGTGGCGCCAGGCTGCGTGAGGTCGGAACCGCGGCCCGCATGCAGATCGAAAAGCTCTTGGGCACAAAGGTTTATCTCGACCTACGGGTCAAGATCGCCAAGAACTGGCAGCGCGATCCCAAACAGCTCGGCCGGCTCGGCTTCTGA
- a CDS encoding membrane protein, which yields MSASIMKVAALTCAAAAVSASFAVPTASAQSRDVIFEVTGSGTVYSIDLDPGGRIPEDTAAPFTASQSIGPDVSLLQVVVVTKTGSQGCRITVDGTVVAEQAPGDAAHCIAYL from the coding sequence ATGAGTGCCAGCATCATGAAAGTGGCCGCGCTGACGTGCGCGGCGGCTGCAGTTTCAGCAAGTTTTGCCGTGCCGACGGCGTCGGCTCAGTCACGCGACGTCATCTTCGAGGTCACCGGATCGGGCACGGTGTACTCGATCGATCTCGATCCGGGCGGTCGCATCCCCGAGGACACCGCAGCCCCGTTCACGGCGAGCCAGTCCATCGGCCCTGACGTGTCGCTGCTCCAGGTCGTCGTGGTCACCAAGACCGGCAGCCAGGGTTGCCGCATCACGGTCGACGGCACCGTGGTCGCCGAACAGGCGCCGGGCGACGCAGCGCACTGCATCGCGTACCTGTAG
- a CDS encoding CAP domain-containing protein, with protein MTARNWAYALPALAVVGGAVAGMPTANADNKRLNDSVVANVYTMQHQAGCTTDIKINPKLRLAAQWHTDDVLNNRALNGDIGSDGSTVADRARNAGYAGAVSETTAINPALAISGIELINQWYHRPDYNAIMSNCANVDIGVWSANLIDRTVVVAVYGTGDGAPPVQSPGRPFGTPGAGAPG; from the coding sequence ATGACAGCGCGGAACTGGGCTTATGCACTTCCGGCGCTGGCCGTGGTCGGTGGTGCCGTGGCCGGTATGCCGACGGCCAATGCGGACAACAAGCGACTCAACGACAGCGTCGTCGCCAACGTCTACACGATGCAGCATCAGGCCGGCTGTACCACCGACATCAAGATCAACCCGAAACTGCGACTGGCCGCCCAGTGGCACACCGATGACGTGCTGAACAACCGCGCCCTCAACGGTGACATCGGTTCGGACGGCTCCACCGTCGCCGATCGTGCGCGCAACGCCGGCTACGCAGGGGCGGTATCCGAGACGACGGCGATCAACCCGGCGCTGGCCATCAGCGGAATCGAGTTGATCAACCAGTGGTACCACCGGCCGGATTACAACGCGATCATGTCGAACTGCGCCAACGTCGACATCGGTGTGTGGTCGGCAAACCTGATCGATCGCACCGTTGTGGTCGCGGTTTACGGCACGGGTGATGGTGCGCCTCCGGTGCAGTCACCCGGCAGGCCGTTCGGAACGCCCGGAGCCGGCGCACCAGGCTGA
- a CDS encoding amidase — MVEQLRIPTLTQQLFQLASGSVTSVDLVRRSLDAIAASQPTLNAFRVVLADQALAAAAAADRKRAAGEQLPLLGIPIAVKDDVDIKGVPTRFGADGTIAPARADAEVVRRLKAAGAVIVGKTNTCELGQWPFTSGPAFGHTRNPWSREHTPGGSSGGSAAAVAAGLVAAAIGSDGAGSVRIPAAWTHLVGIKPQRGRISTWPLPEAFNGITVNGVLARTVTDAAIVLDAASGNAPGDLHQPPPVQTSDYVGQAPGPLRVALSTKFPFTGFRAKLHPEIRAALEATAAQLEELGHTVVAADPGYNLAMSWSFLSRSTSGLIEWADRLGHDVTLDKRTRANLRTGFLLSQNTLRKARAREAASHRRIGWIFNIADVVLAPTTAQPPPRAHEFDTLGGLATDRAMIRACPVTWPWNLLGWPSINIPAGFTSSGLPIGVQLMGPADSEPLLVSLAAALEAINGWSNKQPQAWWTPSTAPDPEPTGSSIAQITPGEVA; from the coding sequence ATGGTCGAACAGCTCCGAATCCCGACACTCACTCAGCAGCTCTTTCAGCTGGCGAGTGGTTCCGTCACGTCCGTTGACCTCGTGCGCCGATCGCTGGATGCGATCGCGGCCAGCCAGCCCACGCTGAACGCGTTCCGGGTGGTGCTGGCCGACCAAGCGCTGGCCGCCGCCGCCGCGGCCGACCGCAAACGTGCAGCGGGCGAACAACTTCCGCTGCTCGGTATCCCGATCGCCGTGAAGGACGACGTCGACATCAAGGGCGTGCCGACCCGGTTCGGGGCGGATGGCACGATCGCGCCGGCGCGGGCCGACGCCGAAGTCGTGCGACGGCTGAAGGCGGCGGGGGCGGTGATCGTCGGGAAGACCAATACGTGCGAGCTGGGTCAGTGGCCGTTCACCAGCGGGCCCGCCTTCGGCCACACCCGCAACCCGTGGTCGCGCGAACACACACCGGGCGGTTCGTCGGGCGGAAGCGCCGCCGCGGTGGCCGCGGGTCTGGTGGCCGCGGCGATCGGGTCCGACGGCGCGGGCAGCGTTCGCATCCCGGCGGCGTGGACTCACTTGGTCGGCATCAAGCCGCAACGCGGCAGGATCTCGACCTGGCCGCTGCCCGAAGCGTTCAACGGCATCACTGTCAACGGCGTACTCGCCAGGACGGTCACCGATGCGGCGATCGTGCTGGACGCGGCATCGGGCAACGCGCCGGGCGATCTGCATCAGCCGCCGCCGGTGCAGACGTCGGACTACGTCGGGCAGGCGCCCGGCCCGCTGCGGGTCGCGCTGTCCACCAAGTTCCCGTTCACCGGTTTCCGGGCCAAGCTGCATCCGGAGATCCGCGCCGCCCTGGAAGCCACCGCGGCGCAGCTCGAAGAACTCGGTCACACCGTCGTGGCCGCCGATCCCGGATACAACCTGGCCATGTCGTGGAGCTTCCTGTCCCGCTCGACGTCGGGCCTGATCGAATGGGCGGATCGGCTCGGCCACGACGTCACGCTGGACAAGCGCACTCGAGCCAACCTCCGCACCGGTTTCCTGCTGTCGCAGAACACGCTGCGCAAAGCCCGCGCCCGAGAGGCTGCGTCGCACCGCCGGATCGGCTGGATCTTCAACATCGCCGATGTCGTCCTCGCGCCCACCACCGCGCAACCGCCACCACGGGCGCACGAGTTCGACACGCTCGGCGGCCTGGCCACGGACCGCGCCATGATCCGTGCATGCCCCGTCACCTGGCCGTGGAACCTGCTGGGCTGGCCCTCGATCAACATCCCCGCCGGGTTCACGTCCTCGGGCCTGCCGATCGGTGTGCAACTGATGGGCCCGGCCGACAGCGAGCCGCTCCTCGTCTCGCTTGCCGCCGCTCTCGAGGCCATCAACGGGTGGTCGAACAAGCAGCCGCAGGCGTGGTGGACTCCGTCGACGGCGCCCGACCCGGAGCCCACCGGCAGCTCCATTGCGCAGATCACGCCAGGCGAAGTGGCGTAG